In Kitasatospora gansuensis, a genomic segment contains:
- a CDS encoding bifunctional DNA primase/polymerase, with amino-acid sequence MPVREGKGPVGNCRTCHGNACGGRPNMLIPGPCRCPRPCHAWAAATTNPNILTSAAWARAWRDAVAVAYHPGGAGVTVLDLDTAEAVTWARANLPATVTVASTRGEHWIYRGTMRSSNGVRDGVDIKSLMQYARWLGHGTGTLTDLPDAVRTLAEREDTNPFPARRTLVSSTPGGGWSRTATPGCRHTQRFIRTGLNQGLARIRSHREHGAGTAAHSAARFLAAQHRTCPGPCHLDDAAAELVAAAESVGVPYAYALRSVTRGLELTY; translated from the coding sequence ATGCCGGTTCGGGAGGGCAAGGGCCCGGTCGGCAACTGCCGCACCTGTCACGGCAACGCGTGCGGCGGTCGGCCGAACATGCTGATCCCCGGGCCCTGCCGCTGCCCGCGACCGTGCCACGCCTGGGCCGCAGCCACCACCAACCCGAACATCCTCACCAGCGCCGCGTGGGCCAGGGCATGGCGGGACGCGGTGGCGGTGGCCTACCACCCGGGCGGGGCCGGGGTGACCGTCCTCGACCTCGACACGGCCGAAGCCGTCACCTGGGCCCGCGCCAACCTGCCCGCCACGGTCACGGTGGCCAGTACCCGGGGTGAGCACTGGATCTACCGGGGCACGATGCGCTCCTCCAACGGGGTCAGGGACGGTGTGGACATCAAGTCCCTGATGCAGTACGCCCGTTGGCTCGGCCACGGCACCGGCACCCTCACCGACCTGCCCGATGCCGTCCGCACGCTGGCGGAACGGGAAGACACCAACCCCTTTCCGGCGCGGCGGACGTTGGTGTCTTCCACTCCCGGCGGCGGATGGTCCCGCACCGCGACACCCGGGTGCCGCCACACCCAGCGGTTCATCCGCACCGGCCTCAACCAGGGCCTGGCCCGCATCCGCTCCCACCGCGAGCACGGCGCCGGCACCGCCGCCCACAGCGCCGCCCGGTTCCTCGCCGCCCAGCACCGCACCTGCCCCGGCCCCTGCCACCTGGACGACGCCGCGGCCGAACTGGTCGCCGCCGCCGAGTCCGTGGGCGTCCCCTACGCCTACGCGCTCCGCTCCGTCACCCGGGGCCTCGAACTCACCTACTGA
- a CDS encoding RRQRL motif-containing zinc-binding protein, with the protein MSRPRHPVPDCPTGPGVLPTYRWRQAPDGLLTRRQLRARGLRPNGQDVAAQIQWRSRFGGTGLALLYRPELASPVREMTPRRRAALAAANRARRMCPDCGRDAGYVLPVRYGTCIPCADGTELTQNRRPPS; encoded by the coding sequence GTGAGCCGCCCCCGACACCCAGTCCCGGACTGCCCGACCGGGCCCGGGGTCCTGCCGACCTACCGCTGGCGTCAGGCACCCGATGGCCTGCTGACCCGCCGCCAGCTCCGTGCCCGGGGCCTGCGGCCGAACGGCCAGGACGTCGCCGCGCAGATCCAGTGGCGCTCCCGCTTCGGCGGAACCGGCCTGGCCCTGCTCTACCGACCTGAACTGGCCTCCCCGGTACGGGAGATGACCCCCAGACGCCGGGCCGCACTGGCCGCGGCGAACCGAGCCCGCCGCATGTGCCCGGACTGCGGCCGCGACGCCGGATACGTCCTGCCCGTCCGGTACGGCACCTGCATCCCCTGCGCCGACGGCACCGAGCTGACCCAGAACAGGAGACCACCGTCATGA
- a CDS encoding DUF2637 domain-containing protein translates to MTADQIRSAERALTAGTWTITFGAVLYSVLTVTPLMRVHSPEGWEWTAPILPLVVDAAVVIVVRMDAILARLGGQGGRWPVVLRWLTGAMTLLLNVGLSALERDGVGVAVHAVAPLLLIVTAEASLAYRRAIGTALAGREAGERAERAERERVAEEKRLRERAERLAEFEATERRERERREHEAALLREQREHEQQLLLADRAERERLEAAERAESERREHEVSEREQLEREHLARLRHELLSAEPAADRVSEMEARMIVRVAIATEIPQRRVVEVTGWSAGWVAARFQELRSGEHAPVALAVGMALR, encoded by the coding sequence GTGACTGCCGATCAGATCCGCTCGGCGGAGCGAGCCCTGACCGCCGGGACGTGGACGATCACGTTCGGCGCGGTCCTCTACAGCGTGCTCACGGTGACCCCGCTGATGCGCGTCCACTCCCCCGAGGGGTGGGAGTGGACGGCGCCGATCCTGCCGCTGGTGGTGGACGCGGCGGTGGTGATCGTGGTCCGGATGGACGCGATCCTGGCCCGTCTCGGCGGGCAGGGCGGCCGGTGGCCGGTGGTGCTGCGCTGGCTCACCGGCGCGATGACGTTGCTGCTCAACGTCGGTCTGTCCGCGCTGGAGCGGGACGGGGTGGGGGTGGCGGTGCATGCGGTGGCGCCGCTGCTACTGATCGTCACCGCCGAAGCCTCCCTGGCCTACCGCCGGGCGATCGGCACCGCGCTGGCCGGCCGTGAGGCCGGTGAGCGCGCTGAGCGGGCCGAGCGGGAACGGGTCGCGGAGGAGAAGCGGCTGCGGGAGCGCGCCGAGCGGCTGGCGGAGTTCGAGGCGACCGAGCGGCGTGAGCGTGAGCGCCGTGAGCACGAAGCCGCCCTGCTGCGCGAGCAGCGTGAGCACGAGCAGCAACTCCTCCTCGCCGACCGGGCCGAGCGGGAGCGGCTGGAGGCCGCTGAGCGGGCCGAGAGCGAGCGCCGTGAGCATGAGGTGAGCGAGCGTGAGCAACTTGAGCGCGAGCACCTGGCGCGGTTGCGGCACGAGCTGCTGAGTGCCGAGCCGGCCGCTGACCGGGTGTCGGAGATGGAAGCCCGGATGATCGTCCGGGTGGCGATCGCCACCGAGATTCCGCAGCGGCGGGTGGTCGAGGTGACCGGCTGGTCCGCCGGCTGGGTAGCCGCCCGGTTCCAGGAACTGCGATCCGGCGAGCACGCACCCGTTGCGCTGGCGGTCGGGATGGCCCTGCGGTGA
- a CDS encoding helix-turn-helix domain-containing protein, with the protein MANERLRGAILASGLTVEQIAVQLGVSARTVERWVEAKGERRPYQRFQYALAQLLQCDLSKIWPGEQTTSATTEAGRAELVTVYPHRAGVPKELWTSLYAEATTHFDLVVYSGFWLSEDPMFFRLIREKAQAGVPVRLMLGDPDSVCVAQRGQDEGIGAAMASKIRNALANYAPLFGVPGVEFRLHATTLYNSLYRADNDMLVNGHVYGVGAYLAPVLHLSQVPGGELFSTYEASIERIWESARTIKSPALESEAA; encoded by the coding sequence ATGGCTAATGAACGACTCCGAGGCGCCATCCTGGCCAGCGGCTTGACGGTCGAACAGATCGCCGTCCAGCTCGGGGTGAGCGCCCGCACGGTAGAGCGCTGGGTCGAGGCCAAGGGTGAGCGCCGGCCGTACCAACGCTTCCAGTACGCCCTCGCGCAGCTTCTGCAGTGCGACCTGTCGAAAATCTGGCCGGGCGAACAGACCACGAGTGCGACCACCGAGGCGGGGAGGGCCGAGCTCGTCACGGTGTACCCACACCGGGCTGGAGTGCCTAAGGAGCTGTGGACCTCGCTCTATGCCGAGGCGACCACGCACTTCGACCTGGTGGTCTACTCGGGCTTCTGGCTTTCCGAAGACCCGATGTTCTTTCGCCTGATCCGAGAGAAGGCCCAGGCCGGGGTACCGGTCAGGCTCATGCTGGGGGATCCCGATTCAGTCTGTGTGGCCCAGCGCGGCCAGGACGAAGGGATCGGTGCTGCAATGGCAAGCAAGATCCGGAACGCGCTGGCGAACTACGCGCCGCTGTTCGGCGTGCCAGGGGTCGAGTTCCGACTTCACGCCACCACGCTCTACAACTCCCTGTACCGCGCCGACAACGACATGCTGGTGAACGGGCACGTCTACGGGGTCGGGGCCTACCTCGCGCCGGTCCTGCACCTGTCTCAGGTACCGGGTGGTGAGCTGTTCAGCACCTACGAAGCGAGCATCGAGCGAATCTGGGAGAGTGCTCGGACGATCAAGTCCCCTGCCCTTGAGAGCGAGGCAGCGTGA
- a CDS encoding NUDIX domain-containing protein: protein MSRIDYFHDPEAPSANSVVPSVTAVVTDDAGRLLLIHKTDNDLWALPGGGHDIGESVARTVEREVREETGILVEVMAVTGLYTDPGHVMAYDDGEVRQQFSICFRARPVGGELQTSEESKEVRWVEPATLGDLDIHPSMRLRIEHGLDPERSQPYIG, encoded by the coding sequence GTGAGCCGCATCGACTACTTCCATGATCCTGAAGCGCCTTCGGCCAACTCCGTCGTTCCGTCCGTCACGGCGGTGGTGACGGACGATGCCGGGCGACTCCTGCTGATCCACAAGACGGACAACGACCTCTGGGCCCTGCCAGGGGGCGGCCACGACATCGGGGAGTCCGTGGCACGGACGGTGGAGCGCGAGGTGCGGGAGGAGACGGGCATTCTCGTCGAGGTGATGGCAGTGACCGGTTTGTACACCGACCCCGGGCACGTCATGGCGTACGACGATGGCGAGGTTCGTCAGCAGTTCTCGATCTGCTTTCGAGCCCGACCGGTCGGCGGCGAGTTGCAGACCAGCGAGGAGTCGAAGGAAGTCCGCTGGGTGGAGCCAGCGACCCTCGGTGATCTGGACATCCACCCGTCCATGCGGCTCCGGATCGAGCACGGTCTTGACCCGGAACGGAGCCAGCCCTACATCGGCTAG
- a CDS encoding HD domain-containing protein, with amino-acid sequence MWAYELAESLLSTELPRRWAHSQGVAGRARELSLILGPEAELLESAAVLHDIGYSPRLTSTGFHPLDGARFLRNEQVDERVIRLVAHHSCALLEAEERGLRQELEAEFPLEEPHLVDALIYCDMTTTPDGTSTTTPARVAEIVGRYGPDSIVGRFIRRAEPEIEAAAHRVEERLSQARTRA; translated from the coding sequence GTGTGGGCCTACGAACTTGCTGAATCTCTCCTGTCCACCGAGCTGCCGCGTCGCTGGGCGCACTCCCAAGGTGTGGCCGGCCGAGCCCGAGAGCTGTCCCTGATCCTTGGCCCGGAGGCTGAGCTGCTGGAATCGGCGGCGGTGCTCCACGACATCGGCTACTCACCGCGGCTGACCTCCACCGGCTTTCATCCGCTGGACGGGGCACGATTCCTTCGGAATGAGCAGGTGGACGAACGTGTGATCCGTCTCGTGGCCCACCACTCGTGCGCTCTCCTGGAGGCTGAAGAGCGTGGGCTCCGCCAGGAGCTGGAGGCTGAGTTCCCCCTGGAGGAGCCGCACCTCGTGGACGCGCTGATCTACTGCGACATGACGACAACCCCCGACGGCACATCGACCACTACGCCGGCGCGGGTCGCCGAGATCGTGGGCCGCTACGGGCCTGACAGCATCGTCGGCCGGTTCATCCGGCGTGCCGAGCCCGAGATCGAGGCTGCGGCTCATCGCGTGGAAGAGCGCCTGTCGCAGGCACGTACGAGGGCCTAG
- a CDS encoding GntR family transcriptional regulator produces MIERSPRGTYLQIADALRAEIGGDPQVTNLPSEAELMAAHGVARSTVKRALDVLATEGLIKSQPGVGWSVVGGDTEPPLLDRITGYIEIDQLKIGDPFPSEKVLTERTGASRHTVRRVLAQLEGAGVLEARHGKGRYVRTLPHLHV; encoded by the coding sequence GTGATCGAGCGGAGCCCGCGCGGCACATACCTGCAGATCGCCGACGCGTTGCGCGCCGAGATCGGTGGCGACCCGCAGGTCACCAACCTGCCCTCCGAGGCCGAGCTGATGGCGGCGCACGGAGTCGCACGGAGCACGGTGAAGCGGGCACTCGATGTTCTCGCCACTGAAGGTCTGATCAAGTCCCAACCTGGGGTCGGGTGGTCCGTCGTAGGTGGAGACACCGAGCCCCCTCTCCTGGACCGGATCACCGGGTACATCGAGATCGACCAGCTCAAGATCGGCGACCCGTTCCCGTCCGAAAAGGTGCTCACCGAGCGGACGGGCGCCTCACGCCATACGGTGCGGCGAGTCCTCGCTCAGCTGGAGGGCGCCGGCGTCCTCGAAGCCCGCCACGGGAAAGGCCGGTACGTCCGTACCCTGCCGCACCTGCACGTCTGA
- a CDS encoding DUF6191 domain-containing protein has protein sequence MSLPGLVCALVLVAFLDQLALRAGRSKWVPWRGTGREGQISATGFEQLHAQFAAGKQHELEQRKTTLMLRDEEGDGAPPLGPVDLDGGRAVLRLPRG, from the coding sequence ATGAGTCTGCCGGGGCTGGTCTGCGCGTTGGTGCTGGTGGCCTTCCTGGACCAGTTGGCGCTGCGGGCCGGGCGGTCGAAGTGGGTGCCCTGGCGGGGGACGGGGCGGGAGGGGCAGATCTCGGCGACCGGGTTCGAGCAGTTGCACGCGCAGTTCGCGGCCGGGAAGCAGCACGAACTCGAGCAGCGGAAGACCACGTTGATGCTGCGGGACGAGGAGGGCGACGGTGCCCCGCCGCTCGGTCCGGTGGATCTGGACGGTGGCCGGGCGGTGCTGCGGCTGCCTCGCGGATAG
- a CDS encoding DLW-39 family protein, whose translation MKKLLLVALVALGGFFVYRQVQADRAEQDLWTEATDPVPAGR comes from the coding sequence GTGAAGAAGCTTCTCCTGGTCGCCCTGGTCGCCCTCGGCGGCTTCTTTGTCTACCGTCAGGTCCAGGCGGACCGCGCCGAGCAGGACCTGTGGACCGAGGCCACCGACCCGGTCCCGGCCGGTCGCTGA
- a CDS encoding DUF5324 family protein codes for MISNQVEMCIQDATEEEKLVTRLDSARDTADKARDTLAPYAATAKETAQYYAAVMDDARHRLGPKVQAAGSQARTGAGQAAQAARVQYVKHLAPQLEHAFGSLPPHTQQNTLKAVHRAQEAALAAKLSATRAADQARVTVLPRVTDAVEQARAGITPVAQEAQLRGAAAFTALQGHVSAAEISRLAAKNVKKEQRHGWATGLAVAGALAIASGLVAWQWWRGRSNPQWLVEPPAESASGSELNGSGPLGTGATATSTQSPSSAPAPKPSEDDPDHEDRPKPHDPRKPH; via the coding sequence ATGATCTCCAATCAGGTGGAAATGTGCATACAGGACGCCACCGAGGAGGAGAAGCTCGTGACCCGCTTGGACTCAGCCCGCGACACCGCCGACAAGGCCAGGGACACCCTCGCGCCCTATGCCGCCACCGCCAAGGAGACCGCCCAGTACTACGCGGCCGTCATGGACGACGCCAGGCACCGCCTCGGCCCCAAGGTCCAAGCGGCCGGCAGCCAGGCCAGGACCGGTGCCGGCCAGGCGGCCCAGGCCGCCAGGGTCCAGTACGTGAAGCACCTCGCCCCGCAGCTGGAGCACGCCTTCGGCTCGCTGCCGCCGCACACCCAGCAGAACACCCTGAAGGCCGTGCACCGGGCCCAGGAAGCCGCTCTGGCGGCCAAGCTCTCCGCCACCCGGGCGGCCGACCAGGCCCGGGTCACGGTGCTCCCCCGGGTCACCGACGCGGTCGAGCAGGCCAGGGCCGGGATCACCCCCGTCGCCCAGGAGGCCCAGCTCCGCGGCGCCGCCGCGTTCACCGCCCTGCAGGGCCACGTCAGCGCCGCCGAGATCAGCCGGCTGGCCGCCAAGAACGTCAAGAAGGAGCAGCGGCACGGCTGGGCCACCGGCCTGGCCGTCGCCGGCGCGCTGGCGATCGCCTCCGGGCTGGTGGCCTGGCAGTGGTGGCGCGGCCGCAGCAACCCGCAGTGGCTGGTCGAGCCGCCGGCCGAGTCGGCCTCCGGATCCGAACTCAACGGCTCGGGCCCGCTCGGCACCGGCGCCACCGCCACGTCCACCCAGTCGCCCTCCTCCGCACCGGCCCCGAAGCCGTCCGAGGACGACCCCGACCACGAGGACCGGCCGAAGCCGCACGACCCGCGCAAGCCGCACTGA
- a CDS encoding peptidylprolyl isomerase: protein MAENLIATLKTNRGDIVVELFPNHAPKTVANFVELAEGTREWTDPRTGQKSNAPLYNGTVFHRVIEGFMLQGGDPLGTGTGGPGYKFADEFHPDLAFTQPYLLAMANAGPGTNGSQFFITVAPTTWLTGKHTIFGQVTDAASQKIVQEISEGPTGRNDRPTKDIVIESVEITRG from the coding sequence GTGGCCGAGAACCTGATCGCGACCCTGAAGACCAACCGGGGCGACATCGTGGTCGAGCTCTTCCCGAACCACGCGCCGAAGACGGTTGCCAACTTCGTGGAGCTCGCCGAGGGCACCCGTGAGTGGACCGACCCGCGCACCGGCCAGAAGTCGAACGCGCCGCTGTACAACGGCACCGTGTTCCACCGCGTGATCGAGGGCTTCATGCTCCAGGGCGGCGACCCGCTGGGCACCGGCACCGGTGGCCCGGGCTACAAGTTCGCCGACGAGTTCCACCCCGACCTGGCGTTCACCCAGCCGTACCTGCTGGCGATGGCCAACGCCGGCCCGGGCACCAACGGCTCGCAGTTCTTCATCACGGTCGCGCCGACCACCTGGCTGACCGGCAAGCACACCATCTTCGGCCAGGTCACCGACGCGGCCAGCCAGAAGATCGTGCAGGAGATCTCCGAGGGCCCGACCGGTCGTAACGACCGCCCGACCAAGGACATCGTGATCGAGTCGGTCGAGATCACCCGCGGCTGA
- a CDS encoding rhomboid family intramembrane serine protease: MLPDEPARTGAEGGHRLPGCYRHPERETGISCGRCGRPICPECMVSASVGFHCPECVQGGHQDARQARTRFGGLPVADGALVTKTLIGLNLLVFVLTEYIRPEWWDTLALQSAVPPHWFEAYGVAAGPDEWYRLVTAMFVHGGVMHLVMNMVSLWVLGPQLELVLGRLRFVGLYFASGLMGGAFSYLFAGEKLNSVGASGAIFGLLGATAVLYRVSRVPLGPVIALLVFNLVITFSLSRVIDWRAHLGGLIAGAVTGVGLMYAPQARRGLVQGLTVAAVLLAAVLIVVLQTARLNG; the protein is encoded by the coding sequence ATGCTTCCGGACGAGCCGGCCAGGACCGGCGCCGAGGGCGGCCACCGGCTGCCCGGCTGCTACCGGCACCCCGAGCGGGAGACCGGGATCTCCTGCGGGCGCTGTGGGCGGCCGATCTGCCCGGAGTGCATGGTGAGCGCCTCGGTGGGCTTCCACTGCCCGGAGTGCGTCCAGGGCGGCCACCAGGACGCCCGGCAGGCCAGGACCAGGTTCGGCGGGCTGCCGGTCGCGGACGGGGCGCTGGTCACCAAGACGCTGATCGGGCTCAACCTGCTGGTCTTCGTGCTGACCGAGTACATCCGGCCGGAGTGGTGGGACACACTGGCGCTGCAGAGCGCGGTGCCGCCGCACTGGTTCGAGGCGTACGGGGTGGCCGCCGGCCCGGACGAGTGGTACCGGCTGGTGACGGCGATGTTCGTGCACGGCGGGGTGATGCACCTGGTGATGAACATGGTGTCGCTCTGGGTGCTGGGCCCGCAGTTGGAGCTGGTGCTCGGGCGGCTGCGCTTCGTCGGTCTCTACTTCGCCTCCGGGCTGATGGGCGGGGCCTTCTCGTACCTGTTCGCCGGGGAGAAGCTGAACTCGGTCGGTGCCTCGGGTGCGATCTTCGGGCTGCTCGGGGCGACGGCGGTGCTGTACCGGGTCAGCCGGGTGCCGCTCGGGCCGGTGATCGCGCTGCTGGTCTTCAACCTGGTGATCACCTTCTCGCTGAGCAGGGTGATCGACTGGCGCGCGCACCTGGGCGGGCTGATCGCGGGGGCCGTCACGGGAGTGGGGCTGATGTACGCCCCGCAGGCCAGGCGTGGGCTGGTGCAGGGCCTGACGGTGGCCGCGGTGCTGCTGGCGGCGGTGCTGATCGTGGTGCTGCAGACGGCCCGTCTGAACGGTTGA
- the crgA gene encoding cell division protein CrgA: MPKSRLRKKSDYTPPPSGTTAVKLSSGRSWVAPLMLALFLIGLVWIVTYYVTSGSWPIQDWGNWNILAGFGFIAAGFGVSTQWK, translated from the coding sequence GTGCCGAAGTCTCGACTCCGCAAGAAGTCCGACTACACCCCGCCGCCGTCCGGCACGACAGCGGTGAAGCTCAGTTCCGGGCGCAGCTGGGTGGCACCCCTGATGCTCGCGCTGTTCCTGATCGGTCTGGTCTGGATCGTCACCTACTACGTGACGAGCGGCAGCTGGCCGATCCAGGACTGGGGCAACTGGAACATCCTGGCGGGCTTCGGCTTCATCGCGGCCGGCTTCGGCGTCTCCACACAGTGGAAGTGA
- a CDS encoding DUF881 domain-containing protein: MAGLLFYISADTARGTDLRTDNSLLRLSDVIRQRSTQNQQAQAELSDLQGQVDALAKGRGQSPAEADRLTVLQQEAGLQALQGPGLTVTLNDAPPNATARLPGIPAPGVNDLVIHQQDIQAVVNALWRGGAEGIQVMDQRLISTSAVRCVGNTLLLQGRVYSPPYVIKAVGKTDRLRSAVNADPTIANYLQYVEAYGLGWKLQESNDLAVPGYTGTVDLRTASGQ, translated from the coding sequence ATGGCGGGTCTGCTCTTCTACATCAGCGCGGACACCGCCCGCGGCACCGATCTGCGCACCGACAACTCGCTGCTCAGACTCAGCGACGTGATACGCCAGCGGAGCACCCAGAACCAGCAGGCGCAGGCCGAGCTCAGCGATCTGCAGGGGCAGGTGGACGCGCTCGCCAAGGGCCGGGGCCAGAGCCCCGCCGAGGCCGACCGGCTGACCGTGCTCCAGCAGGAGGCCGGTCTGCAGGCCCTGCAGGGCCCCGGGCTGACCGTCACGCTCAACGACGCGCCGCCCAACGCCACCGCCCGGCTGCCCGGCATCCCGGCCCCCGGCGTCAACGACCTGGTGATCCACCAGCAGGACATCCAGGCCGTGGTGAACGCGCTCTGGCGGGGCGGCGCCGAGGGCATCCAGGTGATGGACCAGCGGCTGATCTCCACCAGCGCGGTCCGCTGCGTCGGCAACACCCTGCTGCTGCAGGGCCGGGTCTACTCCCCGCCGTACGTGATCAAGGCGGTCGGGAAGACCGACCGGCTGCGGTCCGCGGTCAACGCCGACCCGACCATCGCCAACTACCTCCAGTACGTCGAGGCGTACGGCCTCGGCTGGAAGCTCCAGGAGAGCAACGACCTCGCGGTGCCCGGATACACCGGAACGGTCGACCTGCGCACGGCTTCCGGTCAGTAA
- a CDS encoding aminodeoxychorismate/anthranilate synthase component II — translation MTAAGNPPRILVVDNYDSFVFNLVQYLYQLGATCEVVRNDEVTVDHAVRRDGALGFDGVLLSPGPGAPEEAGVCIEMVHHCARIGLPLFGVCLGLQSIAVAYGAVVGRAPELLHGKVSPVTHRDGGVFAGLPSPLTATRYHSLAVEPATVPAELDVTAETASGVIMGLRHRELPVEGVQFHPESVLTEGGHRMLANWLAECGYPEAVGRSAGLAPVIGRG, via the coding sequence ATGACCGCCGCAGGCAACCCGCCCCGGATTCTCGTGGTCGACAACTACGACAGCTTCGTCTTCAACCTGGTCCAGTACCTCTACCAGCTCGGCGCCACCTGCGAGGTGGTCCGCAACGACGAGGTGACGGTGGATCACGCCGTCCGCCGGGACGGCGCGCTGGGCTTCGACGGGGTGCTGCTCTCCCCCGGCCCCGGGGCGCCCGAGGAGGCCGGGGTCTGCATCGAGATGGTGCACCACTGCGCCCGGATCGGGCTGCCGCTGTTCGGCGTCTGCCTGGGCCTGCAGTCGATCGCGGTGGCGTACGGCGCGGTGGTCGGCCGGGCGCCCGAGCTGCTGCACGGCAAGGTCTCGCCGGTCACCCACCGGGACGGCGGCGTGTTCGCCGGGCTGCCCTCGCCGCTGACCGCCACCCGCTACCACTCGCTCGCGGTCGAGCCGGCCACCGTGCCGGCCGAGCTGGACGTCACCGCGGAGACCGCCAGCGGGGTCATCATGGGCCTGAGGCACCGTGAGCTCCCGGTCGAGGGCGTGCAGTTCCACCCGGAGTCGGTGCTCACCGAGGGCGGGCACCGGATGCTGGCCAACTGGCTGGCCGAGTGCGGCTACCCGGAGGCGGTCGGCCGCTCGGCCGGGCTCGCCCCGGTGATCGGCCGGGGCTGA
- a CDS encoding class E sortase gives MTAVRPEGRAQGDPAGGAGDWGVYEPVEDQPWSDDRTMQLRVVPSQVLPPPGRRADRRRTGLSSGSGRRRAAGRAGVGVARPKERRRVVAARVVGELFITLGLVMLLFVSYQLWWTNVQADAAADGTRSQLEQQWSQALQTPPATPAPGASPPPVGAFEPGQGFAILYIPKLGLKYPIAEGTVKEKVLDKGLVGHYTGTAMPADKAGNFAIAAHRTTHGQPFRKIGQLVPGDQIVVETATSYFTYQVAGGIPETPPSNVTVIQPVPKGSPFKEAGRYITLTTCTPEFSARGRLIVFGKMVEERPRSQGQPAALNG, from the coding sequence GTGACGGCGGTACGCCCGGAGGGGCGCGCGCAGGGCGATCCGGCGGGCGGAGCGGGTGACTGGGGAGTCTACGAGCCGGTCGAGGACCAGCCTTGGTCCGACGACCGGACCATGCAGCTGCGGGTGGTGCCCTCCCAGGTGCTGCCCCCGCCGGGGCGGCGGGCCGACCGGCGCCGTACCGGGCTGAGTTCGGGCAGCGGCCGCCGCCGGGCCGCCGGGCGGGCCGGCGTGGGCGTGGCCCGGCCCAAGGAGCGCCGCCGGGTGGTGGCGGCCCGGGTGGTCGGTGAGCTGTTCATCACGCTCGGCCTGGTGATGCTGCTGTTCGTCTCGTACCAGCTGTGGTGGACCAACGTGCAGGCCGACGCGGCCGCCGACGGCACCCGCAGCCAGCTGGAGCAGCAGTGGAGCCAGGCGCTCCAGACACCGCCCGCCACCCCCGCGCCCGGGGCGAGCCCGCCGCCGGTGGGCGCCTTCGAGCCTGGGCAGGGCTTCGCGATCCTGTACATCCCCAAGCTCGGCCTGAAGTACCCGATCGCCGAGGGCACGGTGAAGGAGAAGGTGCTCGACAAGGGCCTGGTCGGCCACTACACCGGCACCGCGATGCCCGCCGACAAGGCCGGCAACTTCGCGATCGCCGCGCACCGTACGACGCACGGTCAGCCGTTCCGGAAGATCGGCCAGTTGGTGCCCGGCGACCAGATCGTGGTGGAGACCGCGACCTCGTACTTCACCTACCAGGTCGCGGGCGGCATCCCGGAGACCCCGCCGTCGAACGTCACGGTGATCCAGCCGGTGCCGAAGGGCTCGCCCTTCAAGGAGGCGGGCCGCTACATCACCCTCACGACATGCACGCCGGAGTTCAGTGCCAGGGGAAGGCTGATCGTCTTTGGCAAGATGGTCGAGGAACGACCGAGGAGCCAGGGACAGCCCGCCGCACTGAACGGCTGA